A genomic window from Cydia strobilella chromosome 26, ilCydStro3.1, whole genome shotgun sequence includes:
- the LOC134753306 gene encoding uncharacterized protein LOC134753306 yields MWCLFSDDDDVLWLNNNNEPWEDVISKWKKTFRLRRRHTNSSTVHDFLENWSILKSDRGHVLINSDFEELFKEKSLNFHKNWHDFFQKLLIAKKGQINNKNALSLIETLSAITDEDKRIPVQISLLAYLIPPKGRLSRTVKYSSTEATEGIIVQTDTAGDIDKKIQEQKSKNLARKLSVQPYVLLQGSLHNFTCLYMVIDDIKYVFDCASKAFDLLFKMYHVFHVRYPNASEYLYLTIQRKVYGIVTKYDRVPPHVVEILNMK; encoded by the exons atgtggtgtttgttttcagatgacgatgacgttttatggttgaataataataacgagCCTTGGGAAGATGTCATTAGCAAATGGAAGAAAACATTCAGACTGAGAAGGAGGCACACCAATTCATCTACAGTCCatgattttcttgaaaattggagcattttaaaaagtgatagaGGACATGTCCTG attaattcCGATTTTGAAGAACTGTTCAAAGAAAAGTCGTTGAATTTCCATAAGAATTGGCATGACTTTTTTCAGAAGCTTCTTATAGCAAAGAAgggccaaataaataataaaaatgcactctCTCTAATCGAAACATTGAGTGCCATAACAGATGAAG ataAAAGGATTCCGGTACAAATAAGCTTATTGGCGTACTTAATCCCTCCAAAAGGCAGACTTTCAAGAACTGTCAAATACTCATCGACGGAAGCAACTGAAGGCATCATCGTACAAACAGAC ACCGCCGGAGATATCGACAAGAAGATACAAGAACAGAAATCTAAGAACTTGGCGCGGAAACTGTCAGTGCAGCCGTACGTCTTACTACAGGGCAGCTTACATAATTTCACCTGTTTGTACATGGTCATTGATGACATAAAGTATGTATTCGATTGCGCAAGCAAAGCATTTGACctactatttaaaatgtatcatGTATTTCATGTGCGATACCCAAATGCTtctgaatatttatatttaacaataCAAAGGAAAGTTTACGGAATAGTAACCAAGTATGATAGGGTTCCTCCACATGTTGtagaaattttaaacatgaaatag